In Perca flavescens isolate YP-PL-M2 chromosome 7, PFLA_1.0, whole genome shotgun sequence, the following proteins share a genomic window:
- the lhfpl4b gene encoding LHFPL tetraspan subfamily member 3 protein isoform X2: protein MSSPSPPLSDLSRLYQTEFVRSARAVGVLWAVCTLCFAIIQVVVLVQPSWIGTGATRHTGLGPVPPSGTLGLFEVCVESDWPVPDCRGGLSSLSPLPSFQSVAVLVGVSLWAVWTSVLCLCLFRFCSAATVYKICAWLQLTAGFCLALACLLFPDSWESPEMRALCGNSVGSFSPGNCSVHWAYILAILGILDAAILATLAFVLANRQDALLPPDAKDVTAGLLMSA, encoded by the exons atgtcgtccccctccccccccctctctgacCTGTCCCGTCTCTACCAGACTGAGTTTGTGCGTAGCGCCCGTGCCGTCGGCGTCCTCTGGGCCGTGTGCACGCTCTGCTTCGCCATCATCCAGGTGGTGGTCCTGGTGCAGCCGTCCTGGATCGGTACCGGAGCCACCCGCCACACGGGTCTGGGCCCGGTCCCGCCCAGCGGCACCCTGGGACTGTTTGAG gtgtgtgtggagTCCGACTGGCCGGTCCCGGACTGTCGTGGTGGTCTGTCCAGTCTGTCCCCTCTGCCGTCCTTCCAGTCGGTGGCGGTGCTGGTCGGGGTGTCTCTGTGGGCCGTGTGGACCAGcgtcctctgtctctgtctcttcagGTTCTGCAGCGCTGCCACCGTCTACAAGATCTGCGCCTGGCTGCAGCTCACTGCAG gtttCTGTCTGGCGTTGGCTTGTCTTCTGTTTCCAGACTCGTGGGAGAGTCCAGAGATGAGAGCTCTGTGTGGAAACTCT GTGGGCAGTTTCTCTCCAGGTAACTGTTCGGTCCACTGGGCCTACATCCTGGCCATTCTGGGCATTTTGGACGCCGCCATCTTGGCCACGTTGGCCTTCGTCCTCGCCAACAGACAGGACGCCCTGCTGCCGCCGGACGCCAAGGacg TGACAGCAGGTCTGCTGATGTCGGCGTAG
- the lhfpl4b gene encoding LHFPL tetraspan subfamily member 3 protein isoform X1: MEKKLQKSFLKGAMVMSSPSPPLSDLSRLYQTEFVRSARAVGVLWAVCTLCFAIIQVVVLVQPSWIGTGATRHTGLGPVPPSGTLGLFEVCVESDWPVPDCRGGLSSLSPLPSFQSVAVLVGVSLWAVWTSVLCLCLFRFCSAATVYKICAWLQLTAGFCLALACLLFPDSWESPEMRALCGNSVGSFSPGNCSVHWAYILAILGILDAAILATLAFVLANRQDALLPPDAKDVTAGLLMSA; this comes from the exons ATGGAGAAGAaactacagaagtcttttcttAAAGGCgctatgg tgatgtcgtccccctccccccccctctctgacCTGTCCCGTCTCTACCAGACTGAGTTTGTGCGTAGCGCCCGTGCCGTCGGCGTCCTCTGGGCCGTGTGCACGCTCTGCTTCGCCATCATCCAGGTGGTGGTCCTGGTGCAGCCGTCCTGGATCGGTACCGGAGCCACCCGCCACACGGGTCTGGGCCCGGTCCCGCCCAGCGGCACCCTGGGACTGTTTGAG gtgtgtgtggagTCCGACTGGCCGGTCCCGGACTGTCGTGGTGGTCTGTCCAGTCTGTCCCCTCTGCCGTCCTTCCAGTCGGTGGCGGTGCTGGTCGGGGTGTCTCTGTGGGCCGTGTGGACCAGcgtcctctgtctctgtctcttcagGTTCTGCAGCGCTGCCACCGTCTACAAGATCTGCGCCTGGCTGCAGCTCACTGCAG gtttCTGTCTGGCGTTGGCTTGTCTTCTGTTTCCAGACTCGTGGGAGAGTCCAGAGATGAGAGCTCTGTGTGGAAACTCT GTGGGCAGTTTCTCTCCAGGTAACTGTTCGGTCCACTGGGCCTACATCCTGGCCATTCTGGGCATTTTGGACGCCGCCATCTTGGCCACGTTGGCCTTCGTCCTCGCCAACAGACAGGACGCCCTGCTGCCGCCGGACGCCAAGGacg TGACAGCAGGTCTGCTGATGTCGGCGTAG